A section of the Acidobacterium capsulatum ATCC 51196 genome encodes:
- the trpC gene encoding indole-3-glycerol phosphate synthase TrpC: MPLHLQRILERTRAELAVRRRETPLAALEARASQHMPRGFADALRRRAQQGPAIIAELKKASPSKGLIREGFAPEWLARTLEANGAAVLSVLTDEPFFQGSLRNLELASAATQLPCLRKDFIVDEYQIVEARAHRADAILLIVAALTDEELARFTKAAHELDLDVLCEVHTAGELARARDLGCDAYGVNNRDLVSFHVSLDVSLQLAAELPQGAVHVAESGIHTAEDLQKLRAAGFHAFLIGESLMRQPDPGAALAALLQPQLQEDRA; this comes from the coding sequence ATTCCTTTGCATCTGCAACGCATTCTGGAGCGCACCCGGGCCGAGCTGGCGGTGCGCCGGCGCGAAACACCTCTGGCCGCGCTCGAAGCGCGCGCAAGCCAGCACATGCCGCGCGGCTTTGCCGATGCCTTGCGCCGCCGGGCCCAGCAGGGGCCGGCCATCATTGCGGAGCTGAAGAAGGCGTCTCCGTCCAAAGGGCTGATTCGCGAAGGCTTCGCGCCCGAGTGGCTGGCGCGCACGCTGGAGGCGAATGGCGCGGCGGTGCTCTCGGTGCTGACGGACGAGCCGTTCTTTCAGGGCAGCCTGCGCAATCTGGAACTGGCCAGCGCCGCAACCCAACTGCCGTGCCTGCGCAAGGACTTCATTGTGGACGAGTACCAGATTGTGGAGGCGCGGGCGCACCGGGCCGACGCGATTCTGTTGATTGTGGCCGCGCTCACCGATGAAGAGCTGGCGCGCTTCACCAAGGCCGCGCACGAGCTGGATCTCGACGTGCTCTGCGAGGTGCATACCGCCGGGGAACTGGCGCGCGCCCGCGATCTGGGCTGCGATGCCTATGGCGTGAACAATCGCGACCTGGTGAGCTTTCACGTGAGCCTCGACGTCTCACTGCAACTAGCGGCAGAGCTGCCGCAGGGCGCGGTGCATGTGGCCGAGAGCGGCATTCATACCGCGGAGGATTTGCAGAAGCTGCGCGCGGCGGGCTTTCACGCGTTTCTGATTGGCGAGTCGCTGATGCGCCAGCCGGACCCGGGCGCGGCGCTGGCAGCGCTGCTGCAGCCCCAATTGCAAGAGGACCGCGCCTGA
- a CDS encoding phosphoribosylanthranilate isomerase, with the protein MWIKICGTTNLADAQLAVEAGADALGFVFAASPRRVTAAQVAEITRALPRAIELPGSIEKIGVFADADFDEIVAAVREGGLTGVQLHSDVESVPDLAMRLREEFSHGAPHSERLTILQVLHFSSEGDTLQEQLAALGQNDALDAVLVDSRTPVARGGTGICFDWQAASRGFLSAAGQLRVIAAGGLKPQNVREAIETLRPWGVDVASGVEAAPGRKDPARVKEFIATARAAAMALEPAGKA; encoded by the coding sequence ATGTGGATCAAGATTTGCGGCACAACGAATCTCGCGGACGCGCAACTGGCGGTGGAAGCCGGAGCCGATGCGCTGGGGTTTGTGTTCGCGGCGAGTCCGCGCCGGGTGACTGCGGCTCAGGTGGCGGAGATCACACGCGCGCTGCCCAGGGCTATTGAATTACCTGGGTCTATAGAAAAGATCGGCGTCTTTGCCGATGCGGACTTTGACGAGATCGTCGCAGCGGTTCGCGAAGGCGGACTCACCGGCGTGCAGTTGCACAGCGACGTGGAGTCGGTGCCGGATTTGGCGATGCGCCTGCGCGAGGAATTCTCCCATGGCGCGCCGCACTCGGAGCGTCTGACGATTCTGCAGGTGCTGCACTTCAGCTCAGAGGGCGATACGCTGCAGGAGCAGCTCGCGGCGCTGGGGCAGAATGATGCCCTGGACGCGGTGCTGGTGGACTCGCGCACTCCAGTGGCGCGGGGCGGGACAGGCATTTGCTTTGACTGGCAGGCCGCGAGCCGGGGCTTCTTATCGGCGGCTGGGCAGTTGCGCGTGATTGCCGCCGGGGGCCTCAAGCCGCAGAACGTGCGCGAGGCCATCGAGACACTGCGCCCCTGGGGCGTGGATGTGGCCAGCGGTGTGGAAGCCGCGCCGGGACGCAAGGATCCCGCGCGCGTGAAAGAATTCATAGCAACGGCACGCGCGGCGGCGATGGCTCTTGAGCCCGCCGGGAAGGCGTGA